One Curtobacterium sp. BH-2-1-1 genomic region harbors:
- a CDS encoding pentapeptide repeat-containing protein gives MAARTRVELGRREDLGADCANCFGLCCVALAFAKSADFPFDKDAGDPCTNLDDADGCRIHPHLRERGFSGCTVFDCSGAGQKVSRHTFAGRSWRDDPETRRSMFATFPIVRRLHDLLRYLDEAITLVRATHDQTPWVAAFEHVRLLSDGTPEDLTTLDVDAEYDRVRPLLLDASAIARRQGPVGAHGQRVGPGTDLVGADLRGADLRGATLRGSLAIAADLRGARLDRCDLLGVDLRDADLRGTDLRGAVFLTQMQVNAARGDAATVLPEGFQRPGHWSTTADAAAGVTPPRRGPSGRGARSRRR, from the coding sequence ATGGCGGCGCGGACGCGGGTCGAGCTGGGGCGACGCGAGGACCTCGGCGCCGACTGCGCGAACTGCTTCGGCCTGTGCTGCGTGGCCCTGGCGTTCGCGAAGTCCGCGGACTTCCCGTTCGACAAGGACGCCGGCGACCCGTGCACGAACCTCGACGACGCGGACGGCTGCCGGATCCACCCGCACCTGCGTGAGCGGGGCTTCTCCGGCTGCACGGTGTTCGACTGCTCGGGGGCCGGGCAGAAGGTCTCCCGGCACACCTTCGCGGGCCGCTCGTGGCGCGACGACCCCGAGACGCGGCGCTCCATGTTCGCCACGTTCCCGATCGTCCGACGACTCCACGACCTCCTGCGGTACCTCGACGAGGCGATCACCCTCGTGCGAGCGACACACGACCAGACCCCGTGGGTCGCGGCTTTCGAGCACGTTCGTCTGCTGAGCGACGGGACGCCGGAGGACCTCACCACCCTCGACGTCGACGCGGAGTACGACCGTGTCCGTCCGCTGTTGCTCGACGCGAGTGCGATCGCGCGTCGGCAGGGTCCGGTCGGTGCCCACGGCCAGCGGGTCGGTCCGGGGACGGACCTCGTCGGCGCGGACCTGCGCGGGGCCGACCTGCGCGGGGCGACGCTGCGCGGGTCGCTCGCCATCGCGGCGGACCTGCGGGGCGCCCGGTTGGACCGCTGCGACCTGCTCGGCGTGGACCTCCGCGATGCGGACCTGCGCGGCACCGATCTCCGTGGCGCGGTGTTCCTCACACAGATGCAGGTCAACGCGGCGCGGGGCGACGCGGCCACGGTCCTGCCGGAGGGGTTCCAGCGCCCCGGGCACTGGAGCACGACGGCGGACGCGGCCGCCGGGGTCACTCCGCCGCGGCGAGGACCGTCCGGCCGAGGCGCACGAAGTCGTCGGCGCTGA
- the rsmA gene encoding 16S rRNA (adenine(1518)-N(6)/adenine(1519)-N(6))-dimethyltransferase RsmA has translation MASLLGPAEIRDLAAQLDVTPTKKLGQNFVHDANTVRRIVASGRVTADSKVLEIGPGLGSLTLGLTETGASVTAVEIDGRLAAQLPTTVATMQPAARLEVIHQDALTVAATDLPEAPTHVVANLPYNVSVPVLLHLLATFPSIERALVMVQAEVGYRIAAGPGSKVYGAPSVKAAWYGSWSIAGQVSRQVFWPVPNVDSVLVGFDRHDPPGDEALRAQVFALVDGAFQQRRKMLRQSLSGVLGSSARASELLTAGGVDPTARGEMLSADDFVRLGRTVLAAAE, from the coding sequence GTGGCATCGCTCCTCGGCCCGGCGGAGATCCGGGACCTCGCGGCCCAGCTCGACGTCACGCCGACGAAGAAGCTCGGCCAGAACTTCGTGCACGACGCGAACACGGTCCGTCGCATCGTGGCGTCGGGTCGGGTCACCGCCGACTCGAAGGTGCTCGAGATCGGTCCCGGTCTCGGCTCGCTGACGCTCGGGTTGACCGAGACGGGCGCGTCCGTCACCGCGGTGGAGATCGACGGCCGGCTCGCCGCACAGCTGCCGACCACGGTCGCCACGATGCAACCGGCGGCCCGGCTCGAGGTCATCCACCAGGACGCCCTCACCGTCGCCGCGACGGACCTGCCCGAGGCGCCCACGCACGTCGTCGCGAACCTGCCCTACAACGTCTCCGTCCCGGTGCTGCTGCACCTGCTCGCGACCTTCCCGTCGATCGAACGGGCGCTCGTCATGGTGCAGGCCGAGGTCGGCTACCGCATCGCCGCGGGCCCCGGCAGCAAGGTCTACGGGGCGCCGAGCGTGAAGGCGGCCTGGTACGGGTCGTGGTCGATCGCCGGACAGGTCAGCCGGCAGGTGTTCTGGCCGGTGCCGAACGTCGACAGTGTCCTCGTCGGGTTCGACCGGCACGACCCGCCCGGGGACGAAGCACTGCGGGCGCAGGTCTTCGCGCTCGTCGACGGGGCGTTCCAGCAGCGGCGGAAGATGCTCCGCCAGAGCCTCTCCGGTGTCCTCGGCAGCAGTGCCCGGGCGTCGGAACTCCTCACCGCCGGTGGGGTCGACCCGACGGCTCGGGGCGAGATGCTCAGCGCCGACGACTTCGTGCGCCTCGGCCGGACGGTCCTCGCCGCGGCGGAGTGA
- a CDS encoding TatD family hydrolase has protein sequence MTDAHLRARGDGDGSKRDLTYPPLPEALVVPVYDNHTHMEIADGGDGALDYREHLDRASSVGVRGVVQVGTDLATSEWSAAIAAREPRVLAAVALHPNEAPSLQEQGLLDEHLAGIERLAALPRVRAIGETGLDFFRTGEDGRDAQVRSFEEHIRIAKAHDLALTIHDRDAHDAVVEVLDRVGAPEKTVFHCFSGGPDLARLCAERGWYMSFAGTVTFKNAAPLRAALEVAPRHLIMVETDAPYLTPTPFRGRPNAPYLIPLTLRSMAETLGTDASMLAAQIASTTELVYGAWDAEPVTVEQ, from the coding sequence GTGACCGACGCCCACCTCCGCGCCCGTGGTGACGGCGACGGGTCCAAGCGGGACCTGACCTACCCGCCCCTGCCCGAGGCGCTCGTCGTCCCGGTCTACGACAACCACACCCACATGGAGATCGCCGACGGCGGCGACGGCGCGCTCGACTACCGGGAACACCTCGACCGCGCGTCGAGCGTCGGCGTCCGCGGTGTCGTGCAGGTCGGCACCGACCTGGCCACCTCGGAGTGGTCGGCGGCCATCGCCGCACGGGAACCCCGGGTCCTCGCCGCGGTGGCGCTGCACCCGAACGAGGCGCCGTCGCTGCAGGAACAGGGTCTGCTCGACGAGCACCTCGCCGGCATCGAACGGCTCGCGGCACTGCCCCGGGTCCGGGCGATCGGTGAGACCGGTCTCGACTTCTTCCGCACCGGCGAGGACGGCCGCGACGCCCAGGTCCGCTCGTTCGAGGAGCACATCCGCATCGCCAAGGCGCACGACCTCGCGCTGACGATCCACGACCGCGACGCGCACGACGCCGTGGTCGAGGTCCTCGACCGTGTCGGCGCTCCCGAGAAGACCGTGTTCCACTGCTTCTCCGGCGGTCCCGACCTCGCCCGGCTCTGCGCGGAGCGCGGCTGGTACATGTCGTTCGCCGGCACCGTGACGTTCAAGAACGCGGCCCCCCTGCGTGCCGCGCTCGAGGTCGCACCCCGTCACCTGATCATGGTCGAGACCGACGCCCCGTACCTCACGCCGACGCCGTTCCGCGGTCGCCCGAACGCGCCGTACCTCATCCCGCTCACCCTCCGGTCGATGGCCGAGACCCTCGGGACCGACGCCTCGATGCTCGCGGCACAGATCGCCTCGACCACCGAGCTCGTCTACGGCGCGTGGGACGCCGAGCCCGTGACGGTGGAGCAGTAG
- a CDS encoding SDR family oxidoreductase: MTALWFGRSGGWIVVVMDITNSTVFIPGATSGIGLGLAQRLQAAGSTVVIGGRRRALLDSLHDEYGFGTVELDVTDPASITAAAASVIDAYPSLDTLVTMSGIMRAEDLRSSEHLADAVATVETNLLGTIRLIDAFLPHLLGRPASTIVTVSSGLAYTPLAATPTYSATKAAVHSYTQSLRQQLTGSPVSVLELVPPAVATDLMGEGVDFGGMPLSSFLDEVVSLLQAGAAPEILVQNVLPLRWSERDGTQQQLIEALASRGH, translated from the coding sequence ATGACGGCGCTCTGGTTCGGGCGGTCGGGCGGGTGGATCGTGGTCGTCATGGACATCACGAACTCCACCGTCTTCATCCCCGGCGCGACCTCGGGCATCGGCCTCGGGCTGGCCCAGCGCCTGCAGGCAGCGGGCAGCACCGTCGTCATCGGCGGCCGACGTCGCGCGCTGCTCGACTCGCTGCACGACGAGTACGGCTTCGGCACCGTCGAGCTCGACGTCACCGACCCGGCGTCGATCACCGCCGCGGCCGCCTCCGTCATCGATGCCTACCCGTCGCTCGACACTCTCGTCACGATGTCGGGCATCATGCGCGCCGAGGACCTGCGCTCGTCGGAACACCTGGCCGACGCCGTCGCCACCGTCGAGACGAACCTGCTCGGCACCATCCGCCTCATCGACGCGTTCCTGCCGCACCTGCTCGGCCGTCCGGCGTCGACGATCGTCACCGTGTCGTCGGGGCTGGCGTACACACCGCTCGCCGCGACCCCGACCTACAGCGCCACGAAGGCCGCGGTGCACTCGTACACGCAGTCGCTCCGCCAGCAGCTGACCGGGTCGCCCGTCTCGGTGCTCGAGCTCGTGCCGCCGGCGGTCGCCACGGACCTGATGGGCGAGGGCGTCGACTTCGGCGGGATGCCGCTGTCCTCGTTCCTCGACGAGGTGGTGTCGCTGCTGCAGGCCGGCGCCGCGCCGGAGATCCTGGTGCAGAACGTGCTGCCGCTGCGGTGGTCGGAGCGGGACGGGACGCAGCAGCAGCTCATCGAGGCGCTGGCGTCGCGGGGGCACTGA
- a CDS encoding YbaK/EbsC family protein, with amino-acid sequence MNDRLATVQRIVAEAGIDATPRELPDSTHSAAQAAAALGTEPGAIASSLLFLADGEPLLAMTSGRHRVDTDLLAAQIDATELTMATAKQVREITGQPIGGVSPVGHPAPIRTVVDEALREYDTVWSAAGTANSVLPLTFEQLLSLTGGTVVRVNDH; translated from the coding sequence ATGAACGACCGCCTCGCCACCGTCCAGCGCATCGTCGCCGAAGCCGGCATCGACGCGACCCCCCGGGAACTCCCCGACTCGACCCACAGCGCCGCGCAGGCCGCCGCCGCGCTCGGCACCGAACCGGGAGCGATCGCGAGCAGCCTGCTGTTCCTGGCCGACGGGGAACCCCTGCTCGCGATGACGTCCGGCCGGCACCGGGTCGACACCGACCTGCTCGCCGCCCAGATCGACGCGACCGAGCTCACCATGGCCACCGCGAAGCAGGTCCGCGAGATCACCGGGCAGCCGATCGGCGGCGTCTCCCCCGTCGGGCACCCGGCCCCGATCCGCACGGTGGTGGACGAGGCGCTCCGCGAGTACGACACGGTCTGGTCGGCGGCCGGGACCGCGAACAGCGTGCTCCCCCTGACCTTCGAGCAGTTGCTGTCGCTGACCGGTGGGACGGTCGTCCGGGTCAACGACCACTGA